One region of Heliomicrobium undosum genomic DNA includes:
- a CDS encoding DUF4330 domain-containing protein: MKLVNEKGRLFGIINPLDLLILLAVVALVAGLATKTKTIVQTTETAVQFEVVIKKVLPEVAAGLDPKESLVGGGTFFEQRDVRVESIQVVPSRQSQTNAQGQLTVTDDPYMKDVHLVVRGVSRSATADLRVGNQEIKAGKEYYYKTQKTQLLGTVTKVTVLDKQ, translated from the coding sequence ATGAAACTAGTCAACGAAAAAGGGCGGCTCTTTGGAATCATTAATCCTCTCGACCTTCTGATCCTGCTGGCTGTAGTCGCCCTCGTGGCAGGTCTGGCGACAAAGACGAAGACCATCGTGCAAACGACCGAAACCGCCGTCCAATTCGAGGTTGTCATCAAAAAGGTGCTGCCCGAGGTGGCTGCCGGTCTCGATCCGAAGGAATCGCTCGTGGGCGGCGGGACCTTTTTTGAACAAAGAGATGTCCGGGTCGAATCGATTCAGGTCGTGCCGTCCCGTCAATCACAAACCAACGCGCAAGGCCAGCTTACCGTTACCGATGATCCCTACATGAAGGACGTGCATCTGGTCGTCCGCGGCGTGTCCCGCTCAGCCACGGCCGATCTGCGTGTAGGCAACCAGGAGATCAAGGCGGGCAAGGAATATTACTACAAGACGCAAAAGACGCAACTGCTCGGCACCGTAACAAAGGTGACCGTACTGGACAAACAGTAA
- a CDS encoding glycosyltransferase, whose translation MDIVCIGAAEWHGIWARAQQIMVRLANRGHRILYVDPPITYLAPLKNRELLNTRWESAGRLKAVEPGRIWRLEPPIFLPFHGMRRTINKINQRRLGGALRRGLRQLGWERPVLWTYLPGSCDLLSAGVDWDYRIYDCVDDHAAFTGLIDPVVMVDMEKDLARRCDAVFASAGALQEKMRLVRSDVTLIANAADVEHFRQAAEPQMREKDPADLPSGYRHVIGFIGGIGDWIDTDKLAEAARAHGDWALALIGPVETDVSTLKELPNVFFLGRKPYSVLPDYVRRFDVCLSPFRLNELTISVNPVKVYEYLAAGKPVVSTALPEVLPFSPAVTVCGPADSFVGCIEAALAGDSPEKQAERMDLARRHSWDARLMAMLEIIRKCSG comes from the coding sequence GTGGACATTGTCTGTATTGGCGCCGCTGAATGGCACGGCATCTGGGCAAGAGCACAGCAAATAATGGTGCGGTTGGCCAACCGGGGGCACCGTATCCTTTATGTCGATCCCCCTATCACCTATCTGGCGCCGTTGAAGAACAGGGAATTGCTGAACACACGCTGGGAAAGCGCTGGGCGCCTGAAGGCGGTCGAGCCGGGCCGGATCTGGCGGCTGGAACCGCCGATTTTTCTTCCCTTTCATGGGATGCGGCGGACCATCAACAAGATCAATCAGCGCCGGCTCGGCGGAGCCCTGCGCCGGGGTCTGCGGCAGTTAGGTTGGGAGCGGCCCGTACTGTGGACCTATCTGCCCGGTTCATGCGACCTTCTTTCCGCCGGCGTCGATTGGGATTACCGGATCTATGATTGCGTAGACGATCATGCCGCCTTTACGGGCCTCATCGATCCGGTCGTCATGGTCGATATGGAAAAGGACCTCGCTCGCCGCTGCGACGCTGTTTTCGCGTCGGCCGGCGCCTTGCAGGAAAAGATGCGGCTCGTCCGTTCCGACGTGACCCTCATTGCCAACGCGGCCGATGTGGAGCACTTCCGTCAAGCCGCAGAGCCTCAAATGAGGGAGAAGGATCCGGCCGATCTGCCATCCGGCTACCGGCATGTAATCGGATTTATCGGCGGCATCGGAGACTGGATCGATACAGACAAGCTGGCGGAGGCGGCAAGGGCGCACGGGGATTGGGCGCTTGCGCTCATCGGCCCTGTGGAGACTGATGTATCCACCTTAAAAGAACTCCCCAATGTATTTTTTCTCGGGCGAAAGCCTTATTCCGTACTGCCCGACTATGTGCGGCGCTTCGATGTCTGCCTGTCGCCCTTCCGGTTGAATGAGCTGACAATCAGCGTCAATCCTGTCAAGGTGTACGAGTACTTGGCTGCCGGCAAGCCCGTCGTCTCGACGGCATTGCCGGAGGTGCTCCCCTTTTCCCCGGCGGTGACGGTGTGCGGACCAGCCGATTCCTTCGTAGGTTGCATTGAGGCAGCCCTCGCCGGAGACAGTCCGGAAAAGCAGGCAGAGCGGATGGACCTGGCCCGGCGGCATTCCTGGGACGCCCGGCTGATGGCTATGCTGGAAATAATTAGGAAATGTTCGGGATAA
- a CDS encoding O-antigen ligase family protein translates to MNSLNTIQTVQRIIVNSLAGRMALFLFGWLQRLEPLWLSSRFHALLEGAISAAGKGLLARFFSGDPAARLDSRLVSSRLFLFLSRPVYKVSALRLAFVDRIESVANGSILVDILRHLACPEGWQLDGLSRAGLAFLGGLFFAYAALGALTLKSGLTLTLLILLLMLWSRSTATVREIWAESLPGRLFHSLLPEELVQRDDQRPVAPPLIGLSALIMYLMLLILGAGLAFLSIKLQNPLVLALPAVLVAPTLIVLRPEFGLYGLIGYAVIDWVMRLKPTPITNIWDDLLLALLAAALIGHWLVKRDFRWRIHPTFFALTAFISLMLFLFLIDAAYPRIIIPIDGLRVIVQHMLWFYIAVQLVRSPRQAALLLILFTLVGTAIAAVGVYQFIAKVPMPEHWVDQAELGSIATRAFSIVGSPNILGSILVLTTPIALGLAYRGNAWQRIFYLACAGMMGASMLFSFSRGAWLALAAVIILFGVLQDRRLIALLIIGVILLPIASPSVADRISYLLSPEYLHKSAQDGRLERWDLALEKVEQSPLIGVGLGRYGGAAAEHNKDLLPHRTLYTDNYYMKTAAETGLLGLFAFIALMVAALRTAIGAAVHAPSSRRALATGVACGLFGVVLHNAVENVFEVPLMVASFWLCASLLWGCQEAT, encoded by the coding sequence GTGAATTCCCTGAATACCATTCAAACGGTTCAACGGATAATTGTCAACAGTCTCGCCGGCCGGATGGCCCTCTTTCTCTTCGGCTGGCTGCAGCGGTTGGAACCCCTCTGGCTCTCTAGCCGTTTTCATGCGTTGCTGGAAGGGGCGATTAGTGCCGCCGGAAAAGGCCTACTTGCCCGTTTTTTCAGCGGCGATCCAGCAGCAAGGCTCGATTCACGCCTCGTTTCTTCCCGGTTATTCTTGTTCTTGTCAAGGCCGGTTTACAAAGTATCGGCGCTTCGCCTTGCTTTCGTCGACCGTATCGAGTCCGTCGCCAACGGAAGTATCCTCGTCGACATCCTCCGTCACCTGGCCTGTCCAGAGGGGTGGCAACTGGATGGGCTAAGCCGGGCCGGCCTGGCCTTCCTTGGCGGCCTCTTCTTTGCCTACGCCGCACTCGGCGCGCTTACCCTGAAATCCGGCCTCACCCTGACCTTGCTTATCCTGTTGCTCATGCTCTGGTCCCGCTCCACCGCCACCGTCCGAGAGATCTGGGCAGAGTCCCTCCCGGGACGCCTCTTTCATTCCCTGCTGCCGGAAGAACTCGTCCAACGAGATGACCAGCGCCCTGTAGCGCCGCCGTTGATCGGCCTCAGCGCCCTGATCATGTACCTGATGCTCCTAATCTTGGGCGCTGGGCTCGCCTTCTTATCCATTAAGCTCCAAAACCCTCTCGTCCTGGCGTTGCCGGCGGTCCTGGTGGCGCCAACGCTGATCGTTCTGCGTCCCGAGTTTGGACTGTACGGACTTATCGGCTATGCTGTCATCGACTGGGTCATGCGCCTAAAGCCAACGCCGATCACCAACATCTGGGACGACCTCCTGCTGGCTTTGCTCGCCGCCGCCCTGATCGGCCACTGGCTGGTCAAGCGAGATTTTCGCTGGCGCATCCATCCCACTTTTTTCGCCCTGACCGCCTTCATCTCCCTCATGCTTTTCCTCTTTCTCATTGACGCTGCCTATCCGCGGATCATCATTCCCATTGACGGGCTCCGTGTCATCGTCCAACACATGCTGTGGTTCTATATCGCCGTTCAACTCGTCCGCAGTCCCAGGCAAGCTGCCCTGCTCCTGATCCTCTTCACACTGGTCGGTACGGCCATCGCCGCTGTCGGTGTCTATCAATTCATCGCCAAAGTTCCCATGCCGGAGCACTGGGTTGACCAGGCCGAGTTGGGTAGCATTGCCACCCGCGCCTTTTCCATTGTCGGCAGCCCGAACATCCTCGGCAGTATCCTTGTATTGACGACACCGATCGCACTGGGGCTGGCCTATCGCGGCAACGCCTGGCAGCGCATCTTTTATCTGGCCTGCGCCGGCATGATGGGCGCCTCCATGCTGTTTAGCTTTTCCCGCGGCGCCTGGCTCGCCCTCGCGGCGGTGATCATCCTATTCGGCGTCCTCCAGGATCGCCGTCTAATCGCCCTGTTGATCATCGGCGTCATCCTGCTTCCCATCGCCTCCCCTTCGGTCGCCGACCGGATCAGCTACCTGCTCAGCCCCGAATACCTCCACAAATCCGCCCAGGACGGTCGCCTCGAGCGGTGGGATTTGGCGTTGGAGAAAGTGGAACAGAGCCCCCTGATTGGTGTCGGCTTGGGCCGCTACGGCGGCGCGGCGGCGGAGCACAATAAGGACTTGCTTCCCCACAGAACGCTCTACACAGATAACTACTACATGAAAACAGCCGCCGAAACAGGGTTGCTGGGCCTCTTTGCCTTCATCGCTTTGATGGTCGCTGCGCTCCGCACGGCCATCGGGGCAGCTGTCCATGCTCCGTCATCTCGTCGGGCCCTGGCTACTGGCGTCGCTTGCGGGCTCTTTGGCGTGGTGCTCCATAACGCCGTGGAGAACGTCTTTGAAGTCCCGCTGATGGTTGCCTCCTTTTGGCTGTGCGCCTCACTTCTATGGGGTTGCCAAGAAGCAACCTAA
- a CDS encoding EamA family transporter: protein MPKPLLAWDVMLLIMINIALLLTGQTLWKIGLQKIGGFSLANLSAIALSPWIIAGLVLYVIATGVWFSILSRMDFSLAYPLQSLAFVFGVLLGWLVFQETIPWTRWFGVAVIVFGVYLVALPVRQ from the coding sequence ATGCCGAAACCCTTGCTAGCTTGGGACGTCATGCTTCTAATCATGATCAACATAGCGCTTCTCTTGACCGGTCAAACCCTCTGGAAAATCGGACTACAAAAAATCGGCGGATTCAGCCTCGCCAATCTATCCGCTATTGCCCTCTCCCCCTGGATTATAGCCGGTCTTGTCCTCTATGTTATAGCCACCGGCGTATGGTTCTCCATCCTCTCCCGGATGGACTTTAGCCTTGCCTACCCGCTGCAAAGTCTCGCCTTTGTCTTCGGCGTCTTGCTTGGTTGGCTGGTTTTTCAAGAAACCATCCCCTGGACCCGCTGGTTTGGCGTCGCTGTCATTGTCTTCGGGGTCTACCTCGTAGCGCTGCCGGTGAGGCAGTAA